Proteins co-encoded in one Salvelinus sp. IW2-2015 linkage group LG17, ASM291031v2, whole genome shotgun sequence genomic window:
- the LOC111976244 gene encoding LOW QUALITY PROTEIN: sentrin-specific protease 1-like (The sequence of the model RefSeq protein was modified relative to this genomic sequence to represent the inferred CDS: substituted 1 base at 1 genomic stop codon), whose product MFNKFYELIGTGFANLRNGVPAPDQQDNDTHGVQQGGRIRRKRPIDCLEDGDQDDQALAVKRFRMGVFIDTVKTAAEGVKSHSSNVASWVRNSVTPTLRNILPASPDPPPEEHFQEEPAKELQPEPSTSAPRPSTVWEETEVLEVRYSDPLDGMCVAPSTTLEWINSKSESFRIEKTMIGSKVCRRQVCMALTHRDAPKTNGHSVCLPHSSSSTPKPCPSTRLGRSHLRTPASTSQLTSAGCSSFTSMYEKSFPIRVVQSPSHGSPSNRLLRARARCTAQESVCEEEKMVYRQLLAMVSGGQSLSFHNGSSHGFPRSHRDFTSFLSTSRHLLQCSSPTGAGDASEGPSEPPSPRPEFSQGYSNVPSPGKGFSSGAGNHTWAPDSDLSPRGPETIQSAPSPATLQDTSSQDTQSSAHDGDSVIIVKEQKGKKPCSSSVPCFQAELWIKELTSMYDSRARERRRQIEEQEALAAQLLRQRLXDDSQLSNRSVELHVRVPLEKEVPLAPLIEGPKPAEEFPELTEDMEGEVCRALRGGSQDEMLSEGFRLTITRKDLQTLSHLNWLNDEVINFYMNLLVERGKDPGLPTVHTFNTFFFPKLRGAGYSAVRRWTKKMDIFSVEVILVPVHLGVHWCLSVVDLRKKTVTYFDSMGGNNDEACRILLQYLQQESKDKKGKDLDTSKWTLQSKKRSEIPQQMNGSDCGMFTCKYAEYITKDKPITFTQKHMPYFRRRMVWEILNRKLL is encoded by the exons GGGTCTTCATTGACACAGTGAAGACTGCGGCTGAAGGGGTGAAGAGCCATAGCTCCAACGTGGCATCCTGGGTACGGAATAGTGTGACTCCTACCTTGAGGAACATACTGCCTGCTTCCCCAGACCCCCCTCCGGAAGAACACTTTCAGGAAGAGCCAGCAAAAGAGCTTCAACCGGAACCCTCAACTTCTGCACCTCGTCCCTCAACTGTCTGGGAAGAGACTGAG GTCCTTGAGGTAAGGTACTCTGATCCCCTGGATGGGATGTGTGTTGCTCCCTCGACAACTCTGGAATGGATCAACTCTAAATCAG AGTCCTTTAGAATTGAGAAGACGATGATAGGATCAAAGGTTTGCAGACGGCAAGTCTGCATGGCTCTCACACATCGTGATGCGCCCAAAACGAATGggcactctgtctgtctgcctcattCTTCCAGCAGTACCCCTAAGCCATGTCCCTCTACCCGCCTGGGCAGGAGCCACCTCAGAACACCTGCATCAACAAG CCAGTTGACCTCAGCAGGATGCAGCTCTTTCACCAGCATGTATGAGAAGTCCTTCCCCATCCGCGTTGTGCAGAGTCCTTCACACGGCAGCCCTTCCAACCGCCTCCTCAGAGCCAGGGCTCGCTGCACCGCGCAAGAG TCTGTCTGTGAGGAGGAGAAGATGGTGTACAGACAGCTGCTGGCCATGGTCTCAGGTGGCCAGTCCTTGTCGTTCCACAACGGCAGCTCCCATGGCTTTCCGCGCTCACACAGAGACTT caccAGCTTCCTGAGCACCAGCAGGCATCTGCTCCAGTGTTCGTCCCCTACGGGGGCAGGAGATGCCTCAGAGGGCCCCAGTGAACCCCCAAGCCCCCGTCCAGAGTTCAGCCAGGGCTACAGCAACGTCCCCAGCCCAGGGAAGGGCTTCTCCAGTGGGGCAGGGAACCACACCTGGGCCCCTGACTCAGACCTCAGCCCCAGGGGACCAGAGACAATACAGTCTGCCCCCTCTCCAGCTACCCTACAAGACACCTCTTCTCAGGACACACAATCATCAG CGCACGATGGGGACTCCGTAATCATTGTGAAAGAGCAGAAGGGCAAAAAGCCATGCAGTTCAAG tgTGCCATGCTTCCAAGCTGAACTCTGGATCAAGGAATT GACTAGCATGTATGACTCTCGTGCCCGGGAGAGACGGAGGCAGATAGAGGAGCAGGAGGCCCTAGCTGCTCAGCTGCTGAGACAG CGTTTGTRAGATGACAGCCAGCTGAGCAACAGGTCCGTGGAGCTGCATGTCAGAGTCCCCCTGGAGAAGGAGGTTCCTCTTGCTCCTCTCATAGAGGGACCCAAACCCGCTGAAGAGTTCCCTGAGCTCACTGAG GATATGGAGGGGGAGGTGTGCCGGGCGCTGAGGGGAGGCAGCCAGGACGAGATGCTGAGTGAAGGATTCAGACTSACCATCACGCGCAAAGATCTCCAGACACTCAGCCACCTCAACTGGCTCAACGACGAG GTGATCAACTTCTACATGAACCTGCTAGTGGAGCGCGGTAAGGATCCCGGCCTGCCGACGGTCCACACCTTCAACACCTTCTTCTTCCCCAAGCTCCGCGGCGCAGGCTACTCTGCCGTACGCCGCTGGACCAAAAAGATGGACATCTTCTCAGTGGARGTCATACTGGTGCCCGTCCACCTCGGGGTGCACTGGTGCCTCTCT GTGGTGGATCTTCGTAAGAAGACTGTCACGTACTTTGATTCAATGGGAGGGAACAATGACGAAGCCTGCAGGATATTGCTGCAATACCTGCAGCAGGAAAGCAAGGACAAGAAGGGCAAAGACCTGGATACGTCAAAATGGACTCTGCAAAGCAAGAAACGCAGC GAGATTCCTCAGCAGATGAACGGAAGTGACTGTGGAATGTTCACCTGCAAATATGCCGAGTACATCACCAAAGACAAGccaatcacatttacacaa AAACACATGCCCTACTTCAGGAGACGCATGGTCTGGGAGATATTGAATCGGAAACTATTGTGA